The Breoghania sp. L-A4 sequence GGGGCCGGTGTCGCCCATCGCCCAGAAGTTGTCAGACGTGGGGATGCGGATGATCCGGTCGTCGGACAGGCCGGCGATCTTCTTCCACAGATCAAACGCCTGATCGTCGTCGTGGTAGACGGTGACCAGCAGCTTGTCCTTGGGCAGGCCGAATTCCCTGGTGATCAGACCCCAGGCCAGCTCGATCGCCTGCTCCTTGAAATAATCGCCAAAGGAGAAGTTGCCCAGCATCTCGAAGAACGTGTGGTGGCGCGCGGTGTAGCCCACGTTGTCGAGATCGTTGTGCTTGCCGCCGGCGCGCACGCATTTCTGCGCGGTTACCGCCCGGGAATAGTCCAGTTTCTCGACGCCGGTGAACGCGTTCTTGAACTGCACCATGCCCGCGTTGACGAACATCAGTGTCGGATCGTTGCGCGGAACCAGGGGGCTTGAGGGCACTATCTCGTGGCCATTGCGACGAAAATACTCAAGGAACGCTGACCGGATCTCGTTTACGCCGCTCATGGACTGGCTTCGACCTCATGCTTCCCGGCGCGGAACACGACCGCGCTGCTCCGGATTGACTGTTTGGAGCGTTTCTAGTGCCTCCTGCATATTCGGGCAAGGCGAAGCGGTTTCAAGCTGCCGAATAAGCGCCGGCTGTGAACCCGACGGTGCACCGGGCGGCGGGGATCGCCTTCTGCACGCTTGAACCAGGCCGGACACCCCGCCGATGGGCGCTGAAACGCAGTACGCCCGCCGGCGCATTGCCGACGGGCGTACTGTCATAATCGCTGCACGCGATACCCGGACCAAAACCGCGATCCGCCACCTACAGGCAAAAGCTGAAGCGTGCCCTTCCGCAGCCGCATCATATGCGACCGGCCGGTCAGGCGCCCGCAAGAGCGAGGATCAATCCTCGTCCGCCACGCCCGCGTCACCGTCCGGATCGGTGATCCTCTCGGCGATAAGACCCGCATTCTGGCGGATCGCGCTTTCGATCTCCGCGGCCACTTCCACGTTCTCACGCAGGAAGGTCTTGGCGTTCTCGCGGCCCTGACCCAGGCGCTGGCTGTTGTAGGAGAACCAGGAGCCGGACTTCTCGACGATGCCGCCCTTGACCCCGAGATCGATCAACTCGCCCATCTTGGAGATGCCTTCGCCATACATGATGTCGAATTCGATCTGCTTGAACGGCGGCGCCAGCTTGTTCTTGACCACCTTGACGCGGGTCTGGTTGCCGACGATCTCGTCACGGTCCTTGATGGAGCCGATACGGCGGATGTCGAGACGCACGGAGGCGTAGAATTTCAGCGCATTGCCGCCGGTGGTGGTCTCGGGAGAGCCGAACATGACGCCGATCTTCATGCGAATCTGGTTGATGAAGATGACCATCGTCTTCGACTTGGAGATCGACGCGGTCAGCTTGCGCAGCGCCTGGCTCATCAGCCGCGCCTGCAGGCCCGGCAGGCTGTCGCCCATCTCGCCTTCCAGCTCCGCGCGCGGCGTCAGCGCCGCGACGGAGTCGATCACAAGCACGTCGATGGCGCCGGAGCGCACCAACGTGTCGCAGATTTCCAGCGCCTGCTCGCCCGCGTCCGGCTGCGAGATCAGCATGTCGTCGATGTTGACGCCCAGCTTGCGCGCGTAAATCGGATCGAGCGCGTGTTCGGCGTCGATGAAGGCGCAGATGCCGCCCTTCTTCTGGGCTTCGGCGATCGTGTGCAGCGCCAGCGTAGTCTTGCCCGAGGATTCCGGCCCGTAGATCTCCACGACACGGCCGCGCGGCAGACCGCCGATGCCGAGCGCGATATCAATACCGATCGATCCGGTCGATACGGTTTCGATCTCGACAACCTGGCCTTCACCGAGCCGCATGATGGACCCCTTGCCGAAGGCCCGTTCAATTTGCGACAGCGCCGCATCCAGTGCTTTAGTCTTATCCATTCCTGTGCCCTCGACGAGGCGGAGATCGGCCTGTGACATCGTATAGGGCTCCTTATTCCACGGTGGGACGGGCGATACAAATTTCATGTTTGTACCGTTTTTGTTCCAATTTCTCGAACAGTTGTCAAGCACTTATGAAAACACCATAAATTTCAGTATGTTCGCCAAATGTTCCGGGTCGCCTCTTGCACCTGCCTCGACCACCGGCACGCGCCGGGACGCCATACCGGCGCAGAATCGCCACCCACCCGGAATGCGCCGGGCGCCCGAGCGGCGGCCAACAACAAATTGCGCGCCGCCCCACGGCTTGCTATCGCAGACACACCAACAAGGCGGCGCGATCCATGACGGCTGACCGGAATGAACATACGACGGATGACACGCGCCGGATCGCGCTGATCGGCGGCATCCATATGGACCGCATCGCCACAGGAGCGCGTGATGTTCTCCCCGACACCTCGACGCCGGGCGTTATTGCGGTGCGCCCCGGCGGGGTGGCGTCCAATGTGGCGCGAATTCTGGCGCGGCTCAATTCCGGTTCAGCGACATGCCATGTGGCGCTCGCGGGACGTCTGGGCGCGGATGCAGATGGCGACACGCTGCGCGCCGCTCTCGAAGACCTGGGCATCGACATCTCGGCGATCCGTACGTCGACGCTGGCCACAGCCAGCTATCTCGCCCTGCATCACCCGGACGGGCGGCTCGCCGCCGCCGTGTCCGACACCACCATCACCGAGGAAGTCACGGACACCGACTTCGCGCCGCTCCCCGGGGCGCTTGCCGATGCGCACTGGTGGTTTATCGATGCCAATCTCTCCGAGGCAACACTGGTCGCGCTGTGCGGCATGGCCGCGGACCGCGTGATCGCGGCGGATGTGGTGTCGATCGCCAAGGCGCCACGGCTGCGCTCCTGTCTGGCGCGCATTGACCTGCTTTTCGCGAACAGGGACGAAGCCATCGCCCTTCTCGGCGACAGGGTTGGCGCAGACCGCTCCGCCGGGGGCCTCGCCCAGGCCCTGTGTGCGGCCGGCGGACGCGCGGTGGTGGTGACCGATGGGGCGAATGGCGTGGCGTGGTGCCGGCGGGAGACTTCGGAAAGCAGCGCGGGGCGGATGACCGCCCTGCCCGTCCACGTGCGTCACGTCACCGGCGCGGGCGACGCGCTGATCGGCGGCACGCTCAGCGGGTTGCTCGGCGGGTTCCCGTTGGATGCGGCGCTCGCACGCGGGCTGGCCACCGCGGCGCTGACGCTTGAGGGCGCCGCCATCAGCCTGGATGCGGTCACCAAGCGCCTGGACTCGACCACGGCGCATGCCCCGATAGCGCGATGACCCGTGCGGGAACGCCCGGGTTTGACACGCGGTTTTCGCTTGTGCTTGATCGCCCTTGCTGAGACACATTGGTGCCGCGCGTCGTCCCCCAAGGCCGCCTGACAGGCATGGGAAACGGGGCGGCATCACATCCGGAGTCCCTCGCATGAAGCCGCATGAAACCACCGACGTTCTCGTCCTGGCCCCGGACGTTCGCGAGGCCATGGATGCCGGACGGCCCGTGGTGGCGCTGGAATCCACCATCATCACGCACGGCATGCCGTGGCCCAGGAACGTGGAGACGGCGCGCCGGGTGGAAGCGGAAATCCGGACGCATGGGGCGGTGCCGGCGACCATCGCCGTGCTTGAGGGGAATTGCGCGTCGGGCTGGACGACGCGGACCTTACCCATCTGGCCCAGGCCAACCATGTGATGAAGCTGTCGCGCGCCGATCTGGCGGTGGCGATCGCGGCGGGGAAAACCGGGTCCACCACGGTGGCCGCCACCATGATGGCGGCGCATGCCGCCGGCATTGCGGTGTTCGCGACGGGTGGCGTCGGCGGCGTGCATCGCGGCGCGGAAATGACGTTCGACATATCCGCCGATCTCGACGAACTGTCACGCACACCGGTCTGCGTGGTGGCCGCCGGCGTCAAGGCGCTGCTCGACCTGCCCAAGACGCTGGAACTGCTGGAGACGCGCGGCGTGCCGGTGGTGGGTTTCGGCACGGACGAATTCCCCGCCTTCTGGTCGCGCCGCTCCGGACTGAAGGCCCCGTTCCGGCTGGATACGCCTGAAGAAGTGGCGCGGCTGCTCAAGGCGCGCGCGCGCTTCGGCCAGCATGGCGGCGTGCTGATCGCCAATCCGGTGCCGGAAGCCTCCGAGATCCCGGCCGACGAGATGGAAGACGTCATCCAGGCCGCCCTGCACGAGGCCACCCACCGCCACATCCGCGGCAAGGAGGTCACGCCCTTCGTGCTGGCGCTGATCTACGATCTGACGGCGGGCCGCAGCCTTGAGACCAACATCGCGCTGGTGCTCAACAACGCGCGCGTGGCGGCGGAAATCGCCGTGGCGCTGGCGAAATAATCCGACGTGCCATCATGACGTGTATTCATTCTTGCGAACGGCACGGCTAACATGCCGGACAACAAGGCGATAAAAAGCCGCATTTCCCAATTTTCTTGTTCTGTGCAGTCCCTATTCAGGAAGCCCTCATGACCGACATCGCACTCACCTCCATGCAGTATCTCGACAAAGCCATGGGCGCTCTCAGGGACATGGGCCTGCTGCCCGACGGAGCCCAAGAAGAAGCCCCCATCACGCATCTTCTGGAACAGATTTCCGACCTTTCTCCCGACAAGGTCACGGTCATCGCGCGAACCCTGACGCAGAGTTCCACCTTCAACGAAGTGGTCCGCGAACAGATCCGCGGCATGGAGATCGGCGAGCGTTATGAAGTGCTCACCGACACGTTCAACTCCATCCGCGACGACGCCAAGAGCATGGTCGACCAGCTCGCCGACGGCAAGGTTTCGGCGTTCGAAGGCCTGCAGAACACCTGGATGCGGATGCGACGCGGCACGATTTCCGACCGTTTCGACGATATCAAAAAGACCTATCTCGACGTCGCGCGCGATACCAAGGACCAGATCAAGCGCGAGCAGCTCATTCTGAACGCCTACCGCGACTTCCGCGGCGCGCTGAAGCAGGCAGAGGTGCTGGCGCTGGAAGTGCTCAAGACGGCGACGGCGAAACTGGAGGCCGCCAAGGCCGCGCTGGAGGAAGCCTCAAGCGCCGTCGCCAGCTTCACCGGAACGGAACCGGCCGACAAGGCGCGCCTGGAAATGGCCCGCGACGAGCGCGTGCGCGAGCTGCAGGACGAGGAACGGCGCTACCAGATCGCCAAGGACCTCTCCGACAACCTGACCATCGGCTACAACACCTCCGAAGTCATCATGGCGCGTCTCATGCAGACCACCAGCGCCAAGGACCGGGTCTACGCGCAGGCCGTCAGCTTCTTCTCCACCAACGAATCCGTGCTGACCGCGCTCAACGCCTCCTTCACAGGGCTACAGGGACTGCACGAATCCACCCAGACGCTGAATGCGATGAAGGAAGGCGTCTCCAAGAGCCTGGAAACGCTGGCGGAAATCGGCGACCAGGTGCAGGAAGCCGCGTTGAAGGCCGGCTACGGCCCCACCGTCCAGGCGGCGTCCGTCAAGAAGCTTGTCGATTCGATCGTCAACTTCCAGGTCAACTCCCGCGAGATCATCTCCGAGATGCGCACCATGGCGACAAAGAACTCCGAAGAGATCCGCGACGCTGTTGAAGACGGCAAGCGCCGCCTGGCGAAGCTCGCAGCAGAAGGCAACGTGCTCGGGGCGTAGGCCCCGGTCTCTCGTTGTCCCAGGATCGCTTGGAGAATGGCATGACAGGCGCGGCAGACAAGAAGCTCCCGCTGAACGAGGTCATGATGGCGATGGACGTGGTGGACACGCTGCGCCATCGCGACAGGATCATCGAACGAGAGCTGTCGCAAGGCGATCGCGACGCGCAGCTGTATGCGCGGTTGCGCGAGATCTATACCAGCCAGGGCATCGACGTGCCCGAGCACGTGCTGCGCGAAGGCGTGGCGGCCTTGAAAGAAGACCGTTTCCTCTATACGCCGCCGCCCGCCGGCTTCAACGTCACCATGGCGACGCTCTATGTGCATCGCCTGACGCTAGCCAAATGGACCGGCGCGCTGGCGCTCGTGCTCATCGTGGCCTTCGCCGGCTGGCGCGTGCTCATCGTCGCTCCACGCCAGCAGGCGGCCGAAACCCTGCGTGTGGATTTGAGCGAAGGGCTGCCGCTTGCCTTCGACTCAACGCTGGCAAGCATCGGCCAGGAAGCCTCAGACACCGCGGCAATCGAACAGGCGAACCGCCTGGTGAACGACGGCAAGGCGGCGGCCGCGCGCGGGGACGCGGACACCGCCCGGAGCAAGCTCGCGGAGCTGAAAGCGCTGCGCGATCAGCTCTTGCTGAGCTACGAGATCCGCATCGTGTCGCGGCCCGGCACGCCGTCGGGCGTGGAACGCATTCCCGATGTCAATCGGGCCACGCGAAATCTCTATGTGGTTGTCGAGGCGATCGGCGTGGACGGCAAGCGGCTTTCCCTGCCCGTGCAAAACGAGGAAGACGGCAAGACCGAGGTCGTCCCGCTTTGGGCCGTGCGCGTGCCCAAGGCGACCTTCGACGCGGTCAAGCGTGACAAGCAGGATGATGGGATCATTCAGAACGCGACGATCGGCGTCAAGGAACGCGGCACCCTTCAACCCAATTGGGTCATGAAGGTGGACAACGGTGCGATCACGACATGGAAATGACCTGGCCAAACCGTGTTCAGGCGGAGAGCGCGCCATGCTGAGCGGCCGCGACACGATGAGCAGGATCGACGCCGAACTGCGCGAGACACGGCGCGAGGAAGCCGAGGTGAACCGCCGGCTGGAGGATCTCACGCGGCGCATCACCGAGTTGCGCGCCGAAGAAGGCGATGCCTATCTCGGTCTCGCGCGCCTCAGCCTGCAGGAGGACGCCGACGGGGCGCTCGCCGAACGCCTTGACCGGGCCGGACGGCGGGCCCGCGCCCTGATCGAGGAGCGCGACGAACGGCTGCAGTGGCTGGCGGGCGAACGCGACAAGCACGAGGCGCAGCTCGAGGCGCTGACGCGCGAACGCGAGCGGCTCTCGGCGTTGCGCGCGGACGCCGCGGACCGGCTTGACGACATCTTGGAAGCCGTCGACGAAAAGCTGGCCGGTGACCCCGACTTCAGCCGCCAGCGCGACGCCCTGGAAAAGGCCGTCGCGATCGCCGATCAGGCGCGCAAGAAAGCCGATCAGGCGGTCGCGGATCGCGAGGAAAAAGGCAAGGCCTACGAGGATGATCCGCTGTTTCTGTATTTGTGGAAACGCGATTACAGCCTGCCGTCCTACGCTGGGCGCGGACTGATCCGCTGGCTCGACGGCAAGGTGGCCCGGCTGGTGCGCTATGACGAGGCGCGGCCAAACTATGCCATGCTCACCGAAATTCCCGCCCGGCTCTCGCAACACGCGGAGCGGCTGGAACAGGTGGTTCGCGAGGAGACCGACGCGCTCGCCGCCCTGAGCCGCGCCGCCGCCGAGGAACTCGCCGGCGAGGATCTTCCCGCGCAAATCGAGGGCCTCGACACCGACATCGCCGAGACGGGCGCCATGATCGAGGCCGAGAGCGTCGCCGCCGCGAAGCTCTCCGACGAGACCCGGACGTTCGCTTCCGGCGAGGACCCCGCCTTCGCACAGGCCACGGAGGCCTTGGTCGAGAGCCTGAAATCGGATTCGGTGCGCACCCTGCGGCGCAACGCCTTGGCGACGCCGACCCCGGAAGACGAAAGGCTGGTGGACCGCATCGAGGCGATCGACGAGGAGGTGAGAGACCTCGAGCGGCAGATCGACGAGGACCGCAAATATCTGCGCGAACTCGCGCATCGCAGGGCGGAGCTGGATGACGTCGCCGCCGACATGCGCCGCAACCGCTATGACGACGGAGACTCGCAGTTCAGCGACAACAGCCTGGCGGGCGAGTTACTCGGCGAGTTGGTCAAGGGCGTCATCGCGGGCGCCGTCTACAAGACCGCCATGGGCAAATCTCATCGCCGCCGCAAGCCGCGCGGCGGAATGCGCGGATTTCCCGGCGGCCTTGGCCTGCCCGGATCCATGGGCGGATCCATGGGCGGATCCATGGGCGGCGGCTTGCCCGATTTCAGTGGCGGAACGGACGGCGGCAGCGGCGACGGCTTTTCGACCGGCGACACGTTCTAGCTCGACAGCGCTTCCTTCACCGCCGTTGCCAGTTGCTTGAGCGTGAAGGGCTTTGGCAGGAACGAAAATTTCTCGTTCTCCGGCAGGTTCTTCTCGAACGCCTCTTCCGCGTAGCCGGAAACGAAGATGATCTTCAGATCCGGCTTGGTCTTGCGCAATTCCCTGAGAAGGGAGGGCCCGTCCATTTCCGGCATGACCACGTCGGAGACGACCAGATCGACCTCACCGCCGGCCGCCTCGAGCACCTCCAGCGCCTCGGTGCCGCAACTTGCCTCATGCACCGTGTAGCCGCGCGAGGCGAGAGCGCGGGCGGCGAAGGCGCGCACGGCTTCCTCGTCTTCCACCAGAAGAATTGTTGCCGAACCGGTGAGATCGGTCATCGGCGCTTCGGGCTGGACGTCGGCCGGAATGGCCACGGCGTTCTCCTCCACCACATGGCGCGGCAGGAAGATGCGGAACATCGTGCCTTCGCCCACGGTGGAGACGGGATAAATGTAGCCGCCGGTCTGCTTGATGATGCCGTAGACGGTGGAGAGACCCAGACCCGTGCCCTTGCCCACGTCCTTTGTGGAGAAGAACGGCTCGAAAATCTTGTCCATCACCTGCTGCGACATGCCGGTGCCGGTGTCCGTCGCCTCGATGAGCACGTATTCGCCGGTCGGCATGCCGCGAGTGTTATCAAAGGTCGTTGACTGCTCGCGGGTAACGTTTGAGGTGCGGATGGTCAGTTGCCCACCGTCGATCATCGCATCGCGCGCGTTCACCGCCAGATTGACGATCACCTGCTCGAACTGGTTGAGATCGGCCATCACCGGCCACAGATCGCGTCCGTGCACGACCTTAAGCTCGACCTTCTCGCCCAGCAGACGATCGAGCAGGATCGAGAGATCCGCCAGGACGTCGTTCAGCTCAAGCTGCTTGGGACGCAGGGTCTGACGCCGCGAGAACGCCAGCAGCTGGCGCACGAGGCCGGCCGCGCGATTGGCGTTCTGCTTGATGTTCATGATGTCCTGGAAGGACGGATCCGCCGGCCGGTGGTTGGCCAGAAGCAGATCGGAAAAGCCGATGATGGCGGTCAGAACGTTGTTGAAATCATGCGCCACACCGCCGGCAAGCTGGCCAATCGCCTGCATCTTCTGGCTTTGCGCGAACTGCAGCTCCAGCGCCCGCTGGCGTGTGGTCTCCAGCGCATAGACGATGGCGGCCTCGCCCTCGTCCTCACCATCCTCGACGGCGGAGATGTAGAAGGTGGCCGAGCGGTCGTCGTCGGACCCGGCCAACTGGATGTCCATGGGCGCGATCTCGCCCTGGCCCGCGGCCGCGGCCGTCAGCGCATTGGCAAGCTCGTCGCGGCCGTTGCCGGCGACGAAGTCGACAATCGGCCGGTGCGAGCCGTCGCCCGGCTCCGCCTTGCCGAACAGACGCACGAACGGCGCGTTGGTGCGCACGATGCGTCCCTCGCGGTCCACGGAGGCAATCGCGATCGGCGTGTTGTTGAAGAAGCGCGCGAACCGTACCTCCGCGGCGCGCAAGGCTTCCTGCGCCTCCTCGCCCGGAGAGCGGTTGAGCACCAGCGTGCGGCTTTCACCTGCGTGCCCGTCCGCGCCAAACGGCACGCGGTGCAGGAGTCGCACAGGAATGGTTCGGCCCGAGCGGGTCACGAGATCGAGATCGAGCGTTTCGGTCTTCACATCCCCCGGCTGGCCGGAAATCGAATGAATCAGCTCAGCGCCGTCCCCGCGCACCACATCCGACAGCAGCAGCGAGCACGCCTCGAACTGCGCAAGATCGTGCCCCAGCCAATCGGCCAGCGTCGCGTTGAGATAGACGATGCGCCCCTCGCCATCGGCGGAAAAGAAGCCCGCCGGTGCATGGTCGAGGAAATTGATGACGCGTTGCAGTTCCTGGAAGGAGGATTCCTGTTCGGTGCGGTCGCGGGTGATATCGGCGACGCTCCATACCGTGTATTTGTGGCGGCCGCCCGCGCTGTCGCCGGTTTCCAGCGGCCGCACATTGATGCGATACCAGCGCGGGGATCCTTCGAACTGACCGATGGGATGCGGCAGGCGGACTTCCTCAAAGACCTTCAGATCGCTGCGGGTGGCCTGCGACAGCCGGTAAATGGCGTCGGCGGCGTCCGGATCGCTGGAAAAGACACGTTCCACCGCGCGCACATCCGCCGCGCTCGCGGCTCCCGTCAACTCGGCATAGGCCTGGTTTGCATAGATGATCCGGCCACTGGAATCGGTGATCAGCGCACCGGACTCATGGGAATCGAGAAACGCCTGCGCGAGCGGATTGCCCGGCTGGCGGCTGGCGAAGCGCAGCAGACCGATCGCAGCCGCAAACAGGCAGAAGACGCCGACCACGGCCAGCAAGCCCAGCAGACCCAGCACATAGGGCTCCGCCTGCTCGCGGCTCATGAAAGCCAGCCCTCCGGCGGCGGCCACGAGCCCGAGCCCGAGCAGGACGAGAAGGCCAATGCTTCCCGATCGCTCCGACCGGTCGATGACCGGCTCAGGCGAACGCGCCTCGATGTCACTCATGTCAGCCCGCACTCCCCGGTCCGCTCCGCAGGCCCACCCGGCGCAGCAACGCTGCCGTCGCATTGTAGAGTTCCAATTTCGACCGCTCGCAACACAGATCCAATTCCCACAACACCCGTGGCATTCCTCAACGCAACATCACACGCCATGACGTCCGCCTGACACCGCTCGGCCGGCACGCTCACCGCCACCCGATCAGGCGAACACCGCTCGGCTATCGTCACATGCGAACGCGCGGCCGACCGATACCGTTGCACCACGCATCACGCCTGCCAACTCGGCCGCTTGCGCAGCCGCAACACGTAGCCGATCACTTCCGCGACCGCACGATAATGTTCTTCCGGGATTTCCGCATCAATGTCCACCTGCGCATACAGCGATCTCGCGAGTGGCGGGTTCTCGATAATCGGAATTTTCGCGCCCTTGGCGACTTCCCGGATCTTCAGGGCGGTTGCGTCGGTGCCCTTGGCCACGCAGAGAGGCGCCGCCATGCCCTCTTCGTATTTCAGGGCGACAGCATAGTGAGTCGGGTTGGTCACAACCACCGTGGCGCTGGGTACAGCGGCCATCATGCGCCTGCGCGAGCGCTCCATCCGCAACTGGCGGATCTTGCCCTTGACCATCGGATCGCCTTCGGACTGCTTGTATTCGTCCTTGATCTCCTGGACGGTCATCTTCTGCTTCTCGAACCACTTGTTGCGCTGGTAGAACATGTCGAGCCCCGCGATGATGGTCATCACCGCCACCACGGCGCCAAGAAGCTGCAACGCGATCTCCCGGGTTTCCGGCAGGATGGTGATCACATCGCGCATGATCATCGTGTCCAGACGATCGCGCTCAGGCCACATGACCGCCGCCATCAGCCCTCCGACGATGGAAATCTTGACCACGCCCTTGAGGAAGTTGACCAGGCTGTCCTTGGAGAACAGACGCTTGAAACCGGCGACTGGAGAAATCTTGGACAGTTTGGGCGTCAGACTTTCCGCCGACAGCACGATCTTGTGCTGCACCATGTTGCCCGCCACCGCCATGATCATCATGGACAGCATTGGCAGCCCCAGCGCCACCAGAAGGATTCGGCCATAGTCCATCCACAACGCGCGGATGCCGCCCGCATCCAGCGGGATCTCTTCCAGATGCGCAAAGATGTTGCCCAAGCCGACGAACAGGTCCTGGGCGATCGACGGCGAGAACAGCGCCACGATGAAAGTCGCCCCCATCAGGGAGAACCAGGTGCTGACCTCCTGGCTCTTGGCGACATCGCCGCGTTTGTGGGCGTCTTCCAGTTTCTTTTGTGTCGGATCTTCTGTTTTTTCCGACTGTTCTGTGTCGTCCGCCATGGACCGCTCCTATCGCACCAGAAACTGGCCGAGCGTGGCTTCCACATGATCCATGTACCAGGTCATGATGGTTGCCAGCAGCAGCATGAGAAGACCGATGCCCATGAAGATGTTCGCGGGCATGGCGATGAAGAAGATCTGCATTTGCGGCATCAGGCGGTTAAGCAGCCCGAGACCGAAATAGAACACCAGACCGAAGACGATGAACGGGGCGGAGATGCGGATGCCGATGGAGAAGGCCTCGCCAACGGTGCGCACAGCATTTTGCGCCAGATCGCCGACAGGCATGAGATCGCCGGGTGGAAACAGCGTGAAGCTGTCGTAAAGCGCCCCGACGAGCAGATAGTGCAGGTCGGTGACGAAAATCAGCGTGATCGCGAGAATCGACAGGAAGTTGGAGAACAGCACGCCCTGCTGGCCCTGCGCCGGATCAAACGCCATGGCGAACGCCAGGCCGCTCTGGCCGGCAATGATCGTTCCCGCGACCTGGATGGCCGCCATGACGAGCCGCGTCGCCAGGCCGATGAAGAAGCCGACCAGAAGTTCACCGCCCAGCAGCACCAGGATACCGAGCATCGTGGCCGGCACGCCGGCGGAATAGCGCACCGAGACAATCGGATAGAGCACCAGCGTCAGGCTGAGCGCCAGCGACAGCCGGATGCGTCCCGGCACGTTGGTTTCGCCCAATGCCGGCATCAGCATGATCATCGTGCCCAGCCGGGCGAAGATCAGCATGAACAGGAAGGCTGTCTGCGGGAGAAAGGACAGGTTCACGGTCCGCGAACCTCCTTCAGGTTTGCGCGATCAAGCCGACGACGCGGATCATGAAGGCATTCATCACCTGGCCCATCAGCGGCAACGTCAAGAGCAGCGCGATGAAAATCGCCAGAATCTTCGGCACGAAGACGAGCGTCATTTCCTGGACCTGCGTCA is a genomic window containing:
- a CDS encoding response regulator; protein product: MSDIEARSPEPVIDRSERSGSIGLLVLLGLGLVAAAGGLAFMSREQAEPYVLGLLGLLAVVGVFCLFAAAIGLLRFASRQPGNPLAQAFLDSHESGALITDSSGRIIYANQAYAELTGAASAADVRAVERVFSSDPDAADAIYRLSQATRSDLKVFEEVRLPHPIGQFEGSPRWYRINVRPLETGDSAGGRHKYTVWSVADITRDRTEQESSFQELQRVINFLDHAPAGFFSADGEGRIVYLNATLADWLGHDLAQFEACSLLLSDVVRGDGAELIHSISGQPGDVKTETLDLDLVTRSGRTIPVRLLHRVPFGADGHAGESRTLVLNRSPGEEAQEALRAAEVRFARFFNNTPIAIASVDREGRIVRTNAPFVRLFGKAEPGDGSHRPIVDFVAGNGRDELANALTAAAAGQGEIAPMDIQLAGSDDDRSATFYISAVEDGEDEGEAAIVYALETTRQRALELQFAQSQKMQAIGQLAGGVAHDFNNVLTAIIGFSDLLLANHRPADPSFQDIMNIKQNANRAAGLVRQLLAFSRRQTLRPKQLELNDVLADLSILLDRLLGEKVELKVVHGRDLWPVMADLNQFEQVIVNLAVNARDAMIDGGQLTIRTSNVTREQSTTFDNTRGMPTGEYVLIEATDTGTGMSQQVMDKIFEPFFSTKDVGKGTGLGLSTVYGIIKQTGGYIYPVSTVGEGTMFRIFLPRHVVEENAVAIPADVQPEAPMTDLTGSATILLVEDEEAVRAFAARALASRGYTVHEASCGTEALEVLEAAGGEVDLVVSDVVMPEMDGPSLLRELRKTKPDLKIIFVSGYAEEAFEKNLPENEKFSFLPKPFTLKQLATAVKEALSS
- the recA gene encoding recombinase RecA, which gives rise to MSQADLRLVEGTGMDKTKALDAALSQIERAFGKGSIMRLGEGQVVEIETVSTGSIGIDIALGIGGLPRGRVVEIYGPESSGKTTLALHTIAEAQKKGGICAFIDAEHALDPIYARKLGVNIDDMLISQPDAGEQALEICDTLVRSGAIDVLVIDSVAALTPRAELEGEMGDSLPGLQARLMSQALRKLTASISKSKTMVIFINQIRMKIGVMFGSPETTTGGNALKFYASVRLDIRRIGSIKDRDEIVGNQTRVKVVKNKLAPPFKQIEFDIMYGEGISKMGELIDLGVKGGIVEKSGSWFSYNSQRLGQGRENAKTFLRENVEVAAEIESAIRQNAGLIAERITDPDGDAGVADED
- a CDS encoding PfkB family carbohydrate kinase — encoded protein: MTADRNEHTTDDTRRIALIGGIHMDRIATGARDVLPDTSTPGVIAVRPGGVASNVARILARLNSGSATCHVALAGRLGADADGDTLRAALEDLGIDISAIRTSTLATASYLALHHPDGRLAAAVSDTTITEEVTDTDFAPLPGALADAHWWFIDANLSEATLVALCGMAADRVIAADVVSIAKAPRLRSCLARIDLLFANRDEAIALLGDRVGADRSAGGLAQALCAAGGRAVVVTDGANGVAWCRRETSESSAGRMTALPVHVRHVTGAGDALIGGTLSGLLGGFPLDAALARGLATAALTLEGAAISLDAVTKRLDSTTAHAPIAR
- a CDS encoding DUF6384 family protein, with translation MTGAADKKLPLNEVMMAMDVVDTLRHRDRIIERELSQGDRDAQLYARLREIYTSQGIDVPEHVLREGVAALKEDRFLYTPPPAGFNVTMATLYVHRLTLAKWTGALALVLIVAFAGWRVLIVAPRQQAAETLRVDLSEGLPLAFDSTLASIGQEASDTAAIEQANRLVNDGKAAAARGDADTARSKLAELKALRDQLLLSYEIRIVSRPGTPSGVERIPDVNRATRNLYVVVEAIGVDGKRLSLPVQNEEDGKTEVVPLWAVRVPKATFDAVKRDKQDDGIIQNATIGVKERGTLQPNWVMKVDNGAITTWK
- the flhB gene encoding flagellar biosynthesis protein FlhB; this encodes MADDTEQSEKTEDPTQKKLEDAHKRGDVAKSQEVSTWFSLMGATFIVALFSPSIAQDLFVGLGNIFAHLEEIPLDAGGIRALWMDYGRILLVALGLPMLSMMIMAVAGNMVQHKIVLSAESLTPKLSKISPVAGFKRLFSKDSLVNFLKGVVKISIVGGLMAAVMWPERDRLDTMIMRDVITILPETREIALQLLGAVVAVMTIIAGLDMFYQRNKWFEKQKMTVQEIKDEYKQSEGDPMVKGKIRQLRMERSRRRMMAAVPSATVVVTNPTHYAVALKYEEGMAAPLCVAKGTDATALKIREVAKGAKIPIIENPPLARSLYAQVDIDAEIPEEHYRAVAEVIGYVLRLRKRPSWQA
- a CDS encoding cell surface protein, whose translation is MTDIALTSMQYLDKAMGALRDMGLLPDGAQEEAPITHLLEQISDLSPDKVTVIARTLTQSSTFNEVVREQIRGMEIGERYEVLTDTFNSIRDDAKSMVDQLADGKVSAFEGLQNTWMRMRRGTISDRFDDIKKTYLDVARDTKDQIKREQLILNAYRDFRGALKQAEVLALEVLKTATAKLEAAKAALEEASSAVASFTGTEPADKARLEMARDERVRELQDEERRYQIAKDLSDNLTIGYNTSEVIMARLMQTTSAKDRVYAQAVSFFSTNESVLTALNASFTGLQGLHESTQTLNAMKEGVSKSLETLAEIGDQVQEAALKAGYGPTVQAASVKKLVDSIVNFQVNSREIISEMRTMATKNSEEIRDAVEDGKRRLAKLAAEGNVLGA